From Argopecten irradians isolate NY chromosome 2, Ai_NY, whole genome shotgun sequence, the proteins below share one genomic window:
- the LOC138314819 gene encoding amiloride-sensitive sodium channel subunit beta-like: MKEKKSITDVFSRLHSPENVRIHNIKVSPRPTRKRSISDTLKSIRTINEAPADNKKEKKKEITKETVGSIFTSLGEGSSVHGVSRVLSGSSRRRAMWLLFIITFLTYFLYQFYGILTYYYSYPIKTVITIESRPLLLPAITICNTNPIRMSQIRESGTRIMRKLMEIDGFDDDRNTSAIFGGRDTFQELLDSMRNASDTVYDAASFDISDDDIGHAIVDDLEGLHGNVMPEELDELYILNQKLQQEYDSLTREQRIEMGHEIDKMVLRCTFAGRNCKRPKRIHVSNEYGNCFTFESSSYVATRSGPEFGFQIILNLETHEAIPHLTSGFGARLVMHQYGSLPLPAEEGITLSPSYETAIGIRMTKITRLGQPHGTCAVPHKFFRKRMDNNASYHIRYSSQACVLDCKEAAIERECDCYESNIHDELYTGFFSRSQQMPHCAESVDDFRCATSVTREFLTGAKDCHCPNACDETVYSRFFSGRLWPSDEYLEGLLEQACSRYDQTVKPCPLYRFSRPQLRMNFLRINIYYEDLNFEFLSEEPEYELMNLLSDVGGSLGLFLGASVLSLGEIIELLIELIYFFIKKRRNH, translated from the exons ATGAAGGAAAAGAAGAGTATCACAGACGTATTTTCCAGACTGCATTCTCCTGAAAATGTGCGGATACACAATATTAAAGTGTCACCTCGCCCGACTAGGAAG AGAAGTATATCAGATACTTTAAAATCTATTAGAACCATTAACGAAGCTCCTGCAGACaacaaaaaggaaaagaaaaaagaaatcaCTAAGGAAACCGTTGGTTCAATTTTTACATCTTTAGGAGAAGGTTCGTCGGTCCATGGCGTTTCCCGTGTGCTTAGTGGAAGTTCGCGACGGCGCGCGATGTGGCTGTTGTTCATCATAACCTTTCTGACCTACTTCTTGTACCAGTTTTACGGAATTTTAACGTATTACTACTCTTATCCAATCAAGACGGTCATCACCATAGAGTCACGGCCCCTCCTTCTCCCGGCAATAACGATATGTAACACCAATCCCATTAGGATGTCCCAGATTAGGGAGTCAGGCACACGAATCATGAGAAAACTGATGGAAATCGACGGATTTGATGAT GACAGGAACACATCGGCTATATTTGGTGGCCGCGACACCTTCCAGGAGCTACTCGACAGCATGCGCAATGCTAGTGATACTGTGTACGATGCGGCATCGTTTGATATTAGTGACGATGATATCGGACACGCTATCGTCGATGATCTAGAAGGTCTACACGGAAATGTTATGCCTGAAGAGCTTGATGAGCTCTACATTCTTAACCAGAAGTTACAACAGGAATATGATTCTTTGACGAG GGAACAACGAATAGAGATGGGCCACGAGATCGACAAGATGGTTCTCCGCTGTACATTTGCCGGACGTAACTGCAAGCG GCCAAAGCGGATACACGTGTCTAATGAATATGGGAATTGCTTCACGTTTGAGTCATCCTCTTACGTCGCCACAAGGAGCGGGCCAGAATTCG GTTTCCAGATAATCCTAAACCTGGAGACCCACGAGGCTATTCCTCACCTGACCAGCGGCTTTGGGGCACGGCTTGTCATGCATCAGTACGGAAGTTTGCCCCTCCCGGCAGAAGAAGGGATAACTTTGTCTCCTTCGTATGAAACGGCAATTGGTATTAGAATG aCAAAAATTACGCGACTTGGACAACCGCATGGGACATGTGCTGTCCCACACAAGTTCTTTAGAAAGCGAATGGACAATAACGCATCCTACCATATCCGTTACAGCAGCCAg GCATGCGTTCTGGACTGCAAAGAGGCAGCGATAGAGCGGGAATGTGACTGCTACGAGAGTAACATCCACGACGAGTTATATACAGGATTCTTCAGCCGATCTCAACAGATGCCGCATTGTGCAGAGTCAGTCGATG ATTTCCGATGCGCTACGTCTGTAACCAGGGAATTCCTAACAGGAGCGAAGGACTGCCACTGTCCAAACGCATGCGA TGAGACAGTCTATTCCCGGTTCTTTTCTGGACGTCTCTGGCCAAGCGATGAATATTTG GAGGGGTTGCTGGAACAAGCATGTAGCAGATATGACCAGACCGTCAAACCCTGTCCGCTTTACAGGTTCTCAAGACCACAGTTGAG AATGAACTTCCTGAGgatcaatatatattatgaagacttgaattttgaatttttgtcaGAAGAACCCGAATATgag CTGATGAACTTACTGTCCGACGTTGGAGGGTCACTCGGCCTGTTCCTTGGGGCGTCCGTTCTTAGTCTAGGAGAAATCATCGAACTTCTCATCGAACTCATCTACTTCTTTATAAAGAAAAGACGTAACCATTAA